From a region of the Spirochaetota bacterium genome:
- a CDS encoding alpha-hydroxy-acid oxidizing protein, whose protein sequence is MKETIMVIGGGLLQVPLIQTAKKMDFQVIVTDYNPDAVGMRYADIAIVMSTRDIEGSVRVARAQNEITPINAVLTVGTDASMTVAAVANALNLRGIKFEDAEASTNKIKMRSRFKEHGIPCPNFFPVWSLSDAKNSCNELGFPVVIKPSNNMGARGVMRVDNKRELPDAFKFAKNASPSGELIIEEYMDGDELSIDAVIFNGEISITGIADRIIEYPPYFVETGHTMPSQQPEEVLETAVAVMKRGIKALGINHGCAKGDIKLTSKGPMIGELAARLSGGFMSAYTYPLSTGVDLMKAAIEIALGHEPGNLDPLINRVAIERSIVTKPGIVKKINGLAGAMRIPGIEEIFFNVEQGDRVVVPRSNVEKAGHIIAVGESLNEVEEVVRKCMDTLQIEISEETELSMEVIRIAARDKFKKVCYVCKTCDGTNCPTGIPGMGGVGTGASFRRNIEALRAYKINTQLIHDVTNPDISAKFFGIDLDIPIMAAPITGTVTNMRGAIDEFEYNQAVTRGCLDGGTIAFVGDGATPDKYKIGLRAISEVEGMGIPIFKPRSDNEEIIKRIRAAEKVNSVAVGMDIDAIVLKTMEMKNQTVGPKSPEDLSYLVSSTDLPFILKGIMNVKDAILAVEAGAHAIIVSNHGGRVLDEMPGSMDVLEDIVKEVKPYIKILIDGGFRTGVDVLKALAIGAEFVLIGRPIATSVVGMQREGVSFYLNILKRELKNAMILTGCDNLADIGRDLITRIDKKVCVNNDRILTNLLHE, encoded by the coding sequence ATGAAAGAGACTATTATGGTCATTGGCGGTGGGCTTCTTCAGGTGCCACTTATCCAGACAGCCAAGAAAATGGACTTTCAGGTGATCGTTACAGACTATAATCCAGATGCCGTTGGAATGAGGTATGCAGATATAGCTATTGTGATGAGTACGAGGGATATTGAGGGATCAGTCCGTGTTGCAAGAGCGCAAAACGAAATAACTCCTATTAATGCTGTTTTAACAGTTGGCACTGATGCCTCAATGACTGTCGCAGCTGTAGCGAATGCCCTTAATCTGCGAGGCATTAAATTTGAGGATGCTGAAGCCTCTACAAACAAGATAAAGATGAGATCGAGATTTAAGGAGCATGGCATACCTTGTCCAAACTTTTTCCCAGTATGGTCTTTATCTGACGCTAAGAATTCGTGCAATGAGCTTGGATTTCCAGTTGTGATTAAACCTTCCAATAATATGGGTGCTCGGGGTGTAATGAGAGTGGATAATAAACGAGAATTACCTGATGCATTCAAATTTGCAAAAAATGCCTCTCCAAGTGGAGAGCTTATTATTGAAGAATACATGGATGGTGATGAATTATCCATTGATGCAGTTATCTTTAATGGAGAGATTAGCATTACCGGTATTGCTGATAGAATAATAGAATATCCTCCCTATTTCGTTGAGACAGGACACACTATGCCATCGCAACAACCGGAAGAGGTTTTGGAGACTGCAGTAGCTGTTATGAAAAGAGGGATTAAGGCACTTGGAATAAATCACGGCTGCGCGAAGGGGGATATCAAGCTAACAAGCAAGGGGCCAATGATTGGCGAACTTGCGGCTAGACTATCGGGTGGATTCATGTCTGCTTATACATATCCATTATCCACAGGTGTAGATTTAATGAAGGCAGCTATTGAAATTGCCTTAGGACATGAGCCTGGGAATCTTGATCCTTTAATTAACCGAGTGGCAATAGAAAGGTCAATAGTGACAAAGCCTGGGATTGTAAAAAAGATCAATGGTTTAGCTGGTGCTATGAGAATTCCAGGAATTGAGGAAATATTTTTCAATGTTGAGCAGGGGGATAGGGTTGTAGTTCCGCGATCGAATGTAGAGAAGGCAGGGCATATTATTGCTGTTGGGGAAAGTCTTAATGAGGTTGAGGAGGTTGTTCGAAAATGTATGGATACATTACAGATTGAGATATCAGAAGAAACTGAGCTTTCCATGGAAGTAATCAGAATTGCAGCTAGGGATAAATTTAAGAAAGTATGCTATGTCTGTAAAACCTGCGATGGCACGAATTGCCCAACGGGCATTCCTGGAATGGGAGGCGTTGGCACAGGGGCTTCTTTTCGGCGCAACATAGAAGCCCTTAGAGCTTATAAGATAAACACACAACTTATACATGATGTAACTAATCCTGATATTTCCGCTAAATTTTTTGGAATTGATTTAGATATTCCAATCATGGCAGCTCCTATTACAGGAACTGTAACAAATATGAGGGGCGCTATTGATGAATTCGAATACAACCAAGCAGTAACGAGGGGGTGTCTGGATGGAGGCACAATCGCCTTTGTTGGGGATGGCGCAACCCCCGATAAGTATAAGATCGGTCTTCGAGCTATCTCTGAGGTTGAGGGTATGGGGATTCCAATATTTAAACCTCGCAGCGATAATGAAGAGATTATTAAAAGAATACGGGCTGCGGAAAAGGTGAATTCAGTCGCAGTGGGCATGGACATTGATGCTATAGTATTAAAGACCATGGAAATGAAAAATCAAACTGTAGGGCCAAAGAGTCCGGAAGACCTTAGCTATCTCGTATCTTCAACAGATCTTCCCTTTATCCTTAAGGGTATTATGAATGTTAAGGACGCCATTCTTGCAGTGGAAGCAGGGGCTCATGCAATCATTGTGTCAAATCACGGTGGCCGTGTGCTTGACGAGATGCCAGGCTCAATGGATGTTTTGGAAGATATTGTGAAAGAGGTTAAACCGTACATTAAGATTCTGATTGATGGCGGATTTAGAACAGGAGTGGATGTCCTGAAGGCGCTAGCGATTGGGGCTGAGTTTGTGTTAATCGGAAGACCTATCGCAACTTCAGTTGTTGGAATGCAAAGGGAGGGCGTATCCTTCTACTTAAATATCTTGAAACGAGAGCTAAAAAATGCCATGATACTAACTGGATGTGATAACCTTGCGGATATAGGAAGGGATTTGATTACGAGAATTGACAAGAAGGTATGTGTTAATAATGATAGAATTTTAACAAACCTCCTGCATGAATAA
- a CDS encoding M12 family metallopeptidase encodes MKKILRIILLILLCLFNCTYDFTIGQWEEGIIPYYLSGEFSESDLEDIAMAMETWESACGVKFEKVTPRSGAYGIIRVSQNKWFSTIGENNSFCYMHYNGYYNNEEYNKLEAITHELGHCLGLLHEHQRPDRDAYVTIVWDKVMPSHDYDFDIMDNPLYEEQHFEYDYDSIMHYPSISFSIDGSETIVARDGTTLCQTSGITEIDVQKAQAIYGPPLEE; translated from the coding sequence ATGAAAAAAATACTTCGAATTATCCTTTTGATTTTACTATGTCTATTTAATTGTACCTACGATTTTACTATTGGTCAATGGGAAGAAGGCATAATACCATACTATCTATCTGGAGAATTTTCAGAGAGTGATTTAGAGGATATAGCCATGGCTATGGAAACTTGGGAGAGCGCCTGCGGAGTCAAGTTTGAGAAGGTAACGCCTAGATCCGGAGCCTATGGGATCATACGTGTTTCCCAAAATAAATGGTTTTCAACAATTGGAGAAAACAACAGTTTTTGTTATATGCACTATAATGGATATTATAACAATGAAGAATACAATAAGTTAGAAGCCATAACCCATGAATTAGGCCATTGTTTAGGACTTTTACATGAACATCAAAGACCAGATAGAGACGCCTATGTCACTATTGTATGGGACAAGGTGATGCCATCACATGATTATGATTTTGATATTATGGACAATCCCCTCTATGAAGAACAACACTTTGAATATGATTATGACTCTATTATGCATTACCCTTCAATAAGTTTTAGCATTGATGGATCAGAGACTATTGTAGCAAGAGACGGAACTACACTATGTCAAACTAGCGGAATAACCGAAATAGATGTTCAAAAAGCGCAGGCGATTTATGGGCCTCCCCTTGAGGAGTAA
- a CDS encoding site-specific DNA-methyltransferase: protein MNIEDENIIVFPELDESSEKDNQHKTAERLGRLDSDISLRERVSSFCRLDYGEIWEDSISGHRVGVLDASKSVDVNRIADDERAALIINDPPYNVAVGNANTDNLFKIDQDDYVAFSRKWVANAEGIMDENSHMYVWLGADYKDNFQPLPDFMIMMRDFKDLKPRNYITLRNQRGYGTQKNWMWIRQELIHYVKGDPKFQVVYTDIPKVLKGYYKVVNNRMQENIERSRSDTIRPGNVWIDVQQVFYRLEENVPGCYAQKPLKAIERILLTSSETADVVMDFFSHSGTTLIAGERHHRRVFTFDIDPIFAEISIRRLERYRKYGKTGWQWQNPFPEIEDTCNE from the coding sequence ATGAATATTGAAGATGAAAATATAATTGTATTTCCTGAATTGGATGAATCCTCTGAGAAGGACAATCAGCATAAAACAGCAGAGAGGCTTGGACGATTAGACTCAGATATCAGCTTAAGAGAACGAGTATCTTCCTTTTGCAGATTGGATTATGGAGAAATATGGGAAGATTCTATTTCTGGCCATCGGGTGGGTGTTCTTGATGCCAGCAAGTCAGTTGATGTAAACCGGATCGCTGATGATGAGAGGGCCGCGCTAATAATTAATGATCCGCCTTATAATGTCGCAGTTGGGAATGCAAATACAGATAATCTGTTTAAGATTGACCAGGATGATTATGTCGCTTTTTCAAGGAAATGGGTAGCAAATGCCGAGGGAATTATGGATGAGAATTCCCATATGTATGTATGGCTGGGGGCAGATTATAAAGATAATTTTCAACCCCTGCCTGATTTTATGATAATGATGAGAGATTTTAAAGATTTGAAGCCCAGAAACTATATTACCCTAAGGAATCAGAGGGGATATGGAACTCAAAAAAACTGGATGTGGATTAGGCAGGAACTCATTCATTATGTAAAGGGTGATCCTAAATTCCAGGTAGTCTATACTGATATACCCAAGGTGCTGAAGGGATATTATAAGGTGGTCAATAATAGAATGCAAGAGAATATAGAGAGAAGTCGATCAGATACAATTAGGCCCGGTAATGTATGGATAGACGTGCAGCAGGTCTTTTATAGGTTAGAAGAGAATGTTCCTGGATGCTATGCGCAGAAACCCTTGAAGGCAATTGAGAGAATATTATTAACCAGCAGCGAAACAGCTGACGTGGTAATGGATTTCTTTTCCCATTCAGGAACAACACTTATTGCGGGAGAAAGGCATCATCGGAGGGTATTCACCTTCGATATTGATCCAATATTCGCTGAGATTAGCATTCGAAGATTAGAACGCTACAGGAAGTATGGCAAGACTGGATGGCAATGGCAGAACCCATTTCCAGAGATAGAGGATACATGTAATGAATGA
- a CDS encoding DUF2279 domain-containing protein: MKWIHAFIILFVFLFSNLFAQEEITVQIEEKQKKDYTAEYWLFGSVPALVIAWGIGTWGWGTATKWHFEGDGWGLEQDSYTGGADKWGHTWGIYLISRIGTYTFEWSGDSRTRAAIKGFIYGQFVGLGIEVGDGFGDTYGFAWGDMVWNLGGGLFALLLDLYPPIDNLLGFQMEYWPSEDHRNQKKEKWLEVTSDVSGQKYILALKLSGVPYIKDTFLKYFQIDFGYYTKGYWYNPSVDKYKTRHTYIGFAMNFSRLSESVFPKGGWRRAFSSFLKYYHPPVAYNPDALDNTLAGKTLIIPK, translated from the coding sequence ATGAAGTGGATCCATGCATTCATTATCCTTTTTGTATTCCTATTCAGTAATCTCTTTGCACAGGAAGAGATTACTGTTCAGATAGAGGAAAAGCAAAAAAAGGATTATACTGCTGAATATTGGTTATTTGGAAGTGTGCCAGCTTTAGTAATAGCATGGGGAATTGGCACATGGGGATGGGGTACAGCCACGAAATGGCACTTTGAGGGAGATGGATGGGGACTTGAGCAGGACTCATATACAGGGGGGGCGGACAAATGGGGCCACACCTGGGGGATATACCTGATCTCAAGGATCGGAACATACACCTTTGAATGGAGCGGAGATTCTCGCACCCGAGCAGCGATTAAGGGATTTATTTATGGTCAGTTTGTGGGTTTAGGCATAGAGGTTGGAGATGGTTTTGGTGATACATATGGTTTTGCATGGGGTGATATGGTCTGGAATCTGGGTGGAGGTTTATTTGCTTTATTGCTAGACCTATATCCCCCAATTGATAATCTACTAGGCTTTCAGATGGAATATTGGCCATCGGAAGATCACAGAAACCAAAAAAAGGAAAAATGGCTTGAGGTCACCAGTGATGTCTCAGGACAAAAATATATACTGGCATTAAAACTGAGCGGTGTGCCATATATCAAAGATACTTTCTTAAAATATTTCCAAATCGATTTTGGGTATTACACCAAGGGATACTGGTATAATCCATCTGTAGATAAATACAAAACCAGACACACCTATATTGGATTTGCCATGAATTTCAGTAGACTATCTGAGAGTGTTTTTCCCAAAGGGGGGTGGAGAAGAGCCTTCTCCTCTTTCCTGAAGTATTATCATCCTCCTGTTGCCTATAATCCCGATGCTCTGGATAATACCCTTGCAGGGAAGACGCTAATTATACCTAAATAG
- the glpX gene encoding class II fructose-bisphosphatase: MERNLALEVVRVTEAAALLAGRYMGRGDASLASRSALDAMKKIISSVAIKGTIICGKVDSDEDSMIKEICIDNENGIEVDVLIDPVDGRTTCASGGRNAISAISIAEKGSFFDAPRIYMEKIAVGAEAKGAIDITESPAINIKRVARAMNKYIDDVTVCILERPRHKELIEAVRGVGARIMLIRDGDVSGAVAAAMSEKQIDILMGVGGAMEGIMAAAAIKCLGGDIQARFVYRDDEDRKRVQQMGEEDLDRIYFLSDLVKGDNIMFSATGVTDGELLFGVRFYAGGAETNSIVMRSKTHTLRFITARHQFDYKPMY; this comes from the coding sequence ATGGAGAGGAATCTCGCACTTGAGGTTGTAAGAGTAACTGAGGCAGCGGCTCTACTTGCAGGCAGATACATGGGTAGGGGAGATGCATCCTTGGCTAGTCGATCAGCCTTAGATGCCATGAAGAAGATCATATCCTCAGTAGCGATAAAGGGGACCATCATTTGCGGAAAAGTCGATTCTGATGAAGATTCCATGATAAAGGAGATATGTATAGATAATGAGAACGGAATAGAGGTGGATGTTTTGATTGATCCTGTAGATGGCAGAACTACCTGTGCAAGTGGTGGGCGTAACGCAATATCAGCGATTTCTATTGCAGAGAAAGGCTCCTTCTTTGATGCTCCGCGAATATATATGGAAAAGATTGCTGTTGGAGCAGAAGCCAAGGGAGCCATTGATATTACCGAATCACCAGCCATTAATATTAAGAGGGTGGCTCGCGCAATGAATAAGTATATTGATGATGTGACTGTCTGCATATTGGAACGGCCACGACATAAAGAACTCATTGAAGCTGTAAGAGGCGTAGGAGCCAGAATAATGCTTATCAGGGATGGAGATGTATCTGGGGCAGTGGCTGCTGCGATGAGTGAAAAACAGATTGATATTCTAATGGGTGTGGGCGGTGCGATGGAGGGGATTATGGCTGCTGCTGCCATTAAATGCCTTGGGGGAGATATTCAGGCAAGATTTGTATATAGAGATGATGAAGATAGAAAAAGGGTTCAACAAATGGGCGAAGAGGATCTTGATAGAATATATTTTCTAAGCGATCTTGTAAAGGGGGATAATATCATGTTTTCAGCCACAGGCGTTACAGACGGAGAATTGCTATTTGGTGTTCGTTTCTATGCGGGCGGGGCTGAAACTAACTCAATTGTCATGAGATCAAAGACACATACTCTTAGATTTATTACTGCCAGGCACCAATTTGATTATAAACCAATGTATTGA